In the genome of Bacteroidales bacterium, one region contains:
- a CDS encoding sugar transferase: MIINLKMVNDIKFVNKFFEAVNQKMAAGGLFIGNVETNEIKKEMVYRQYPKGISWLVYFTYHYIFKRVFPKVFILKKIYFFITNGFERALSKAEAFGRLYSCGFEVISEKVIGNRQYFVARKIAKPVFDMSPTYGPMISLKRVGKNGKIIHVYKLRTMHPFAEYLQDYVYKHNNLEAGGKFKNDFRVSTLGKIMRKFWIDELPMIFNLLNGDLKIVGVRPLSRHYFGLYTTEMQERRIQYKPGLVPPFYVDLPKTLDEIMASEKKYMEAYDKSPILTDIRYFFMAFYNILIKRARSN, from the coding sequence GTGATCATTAACCTTAAAATGGTAAATGACATCAAATTTGTCAATAAATTCTTTGAAGCTGTAAATCAGAAAATGGCTGCCGGAGGTTTATTCATTGGTAATGTAGAAACCAATGAAATCAAAAAAGAGATGGTATACCGTCAATACCCAAAAGGAATCAGCTGGTTGGTTTATTTTACCTACCACTACATTTTTAAAAGGGTCTTCCCTAAAGTGTTCATTCTTAAAAAGATATACTTCTTCATTACAAATGGTTTTGAAAGAGCCCTATCGAAAGCAGAAGCTTTTGGAAGGTTATATTCTTGCGGGTTTGAAGTAATTTCGGAGAAGGTAATTGGAAACCGGCAATATTTTGTTGCCCGTAAAATTGCCAAGCCTGTCTTTGATATGAGTCCGACCTACGGCCCCATGATTAGTTTAAAGCGGGTTGGCAAGAATGGCAAAATCATTCATGTATATAAACTCCGCACCATGCATCCCTTTGCAGAATACCTGCAGGACTATGTTTATAAACACAATAACCTGGAAGCTGGTGGCAAGTTTAAAAACGATTTCAGGGTTTCAACCCTCGGTAAAATTATGCGCAAATTCTGGATTGATGAGTTACCCATGATCTTTAACCTCCTCAATGGGGATTTAAAGATAGTAGGGGTGCGACCTCTCAGCAGGCACTATTTTGGTCTGTATACCACTGAGATGCAGGAACGAAGAATACAATACAAACCCGGTTTGGTTCCACCATTCTATGTAGATCTCCCGAAAACTCTTGATGAGATTATGGCTTCTGAGAAAAAATACATGGAAGCCTATGACAAAAGCCCTATCCTCACAGATATCAGGTATTTCTTTATGGCTTTTTATAATATTCTGATTAAGAGGGCGAGGAGTAATTAA